The following are from one region of the Oncorhynchus tshawytscha isolate Ot180627B linkage group LG24, Otsh_v2.0, whole genome shotgun sequence genome:
- the LOC112256398 gene encoding MAPK/MAK/MRK overlapping kinase-like isoform X3, producing the protein MKQSLSSLEQANNLREVQAMKKLNPHPNIIQLHELIFDKESGTLSLVCELMEMNIYEYIRGRQQPLPESKIRHYMYQLCKSLDHMHSNGIFHRDVKPENILIKHDVLKLGDFGSCRSLHSKPPYTEYISTRWYRAPECLLTDGYYSHKMDMWSVGCVFYEIISLSPLFPGTNELDQVTKIHDVLGTPDSSLLQKFRQSRAISFDFPPRKGSGISRLIPNCSAPSLSLLYQMLAYDPEERIGSRAALQHAYFRELRLAERRADSLHRAIGTVEGGQSSGTPNSVDHMWRMARQGRRHHNIKHVAEPRIRRNIQHYPVELPKLNVVVPAPQITYPVATVPALTITHCGSPLPVITSKKCHLRLAKPRDESYRSAFKTYYMPPLDRKRGGY; encoded by the exons ATGAAGCAGTCACTCAGCAG CCTGGAACAGGCCAACAACCTACGAGAAGTCCAGGCCATGAAGAAACTGAACCCTCACCCCAACATCATTCAGCTGCATGAATTGATATT TGACAAAGAATCAGGGACCCTGTCCTTGGTATGTGAGCTGATGGAGATGAACATCTATGAGTACATACGAG GGAGGCAACAACCTTTGCCAGAAAGTAAAATCAGACACTACATGTATCAACTTTGCAAGTCACTCGATCACATGCATAG CAATGGGATCTTCCACCGTGATGTTAAGCCAGAGAACATTCTAATCAAA CATGATGTGCTCAAACTAGGAGACTTTGGCTCGTGCAGGAGTTTGCACTCCAAGCCCCCCTACACAGAGTACATCTCCACCCGCTGGTACAGAGCCCCAGAGTGCCTCCTCACAGATGGCTATTACTCACACAAGATGGACATGTGGAGTGTAGGATGTGTTTTCTACGAGATCATCAG TCTCAGCCCTCTGTTTCCGGGTACCAACGAGTTGGATCAGGTGACAAAGATCCATGATGTTTTGGGTACACCTGACAGCAGTCTTCTTCAAAAATTCAGGCA GTCTAGGGCGATTAGTTTTGACTTCCCTCCACGGAAGGGCAGTGGGATCTCTCGGCTCATCCCAAACTGTTCTGCGCCCAGTCTGTCATTGCTCTACCAGATGCTGGCCTACGACCCAGAGGAGCGCATTGGCTCACGAGCGGCACTACAGCACGCCTATTTTAGAGAGCTACG GCTGGCAGAGAGGAGAGCTGATAGTCTGCACAGGGCCATTGGGACTGTAGAGGGAGGACAGAGCAGTGGGACCCCCAACTCTGTGGATCACATGTGGCGCATGGCCAGACAGGGCAGGAGGCAT CACAACATAAAGCATGTTGCCGAGCCTCGGATCAGACGCAACATCCAACATTATCCAGTGGAATTACCAAAGCTCAATGTGGTAGTGCCTGCACCCCAGATCACCTACCCTGTTGCCACAGTGCCAGCTCTTACCATCACTCACTGTGGGTCCCCCCTTCCAGTCATCACGTCAAAAAAGTGCCACTTGCGGTTGGCTAAG CCAAGGGATGAGTCCTACCGCTCTGCTTTCAAGACCTACTACATGCCTCCTTTGGACAGGAAACGCGGTGGCTACTGA
- the LOC112256398 gene encoding MAPK/MAK/MRK overlapping kinase-like isoform X1 — MLPGDGHPLLLGSVSRYKLTVDFGHCCTKCVLFVSYRIIMYYTNWLVGVKNRACIRKANKTHSIDWKSFMDIYNNTTSYNRNRSELILGKLLWKKDYKIIKKIGEGTFSEVVKAQSLKDGKYYACKTMKQSLSSLEQANNLREVQAMKKLNPHPNIIQLHELIFDKESGTLSLVCELMEMNIYEYIRGRQQPLPESKIRHYMYQLCKSLDHMHSNGIFHRDVKPENILIKHDVLKLGDFGSCRSLHSKPPYTEYISTRWYRAPECLLTDGYYSHKMDMWSVGCVFYEIISLSPLFPGTNELDQVTKIHDVLGTPDSSLLQKFRQSRAISFDFPPRKGSGISRLIPNCSAPSLSLLYQMLAYDPEERIGSRAALQHAYFRELRLAERRADSLHRAIGTVEGGQSSGTPNSVDHMWRMARQGRRHHNIKHVAEPRIRRNIQHYPVELPKLNVVVPAPQITYPVATVPALTITHCGSPLPVITSKKCHLRLAKPRDESYRSAFKTYYMPPLDRKRGGY, encoded by the exons ATGCTGCCAGGTGATGGTCACCCGCTGCTACTTGGGAGTGTTTCAAGATACAAATTAACGGTAGATTTTGGGCATTGTTGTACTAAATGCGTTCTCTTCGTCAGCTATCGTATAATTATGTATTACACAAATTGGCTTGTTGGTGTGAAAAATAGAGCATGCATTCGCAAAGCAAACAAAACGCATAGTATCGACTGGAAAAGCTTCATGGACATATATAACAATACAACGTCGTACAATCGAAATAGATCTGAGCTAATTTTAGGCAAGCTTCTTTGGAAAAAAG ATTACAAGATAATCAAGAAAATTGGAGAAGGGACATTTTCAGAAGTGGTGAAGGCTCAAAGCCTGAAAGATGGGAAATATTATGCTTGTAAAACGATGAAGCAGTCACTCAGCAG CCTGGAACAGGCCAACAACCTACGAGAAGTCCAGGCCATGAAGAAACTGAACCCTCACCCCAACATCATTCAGCTGCATGAATTGATATT TGACAAAGAATCAGGGACCCTGTCCTTGGTATGTGAGCTGATGGAGATGAACATCTATGAGTACATACGAG GGAGGCAACAACCTTTGCCAGAAAGTAAAATCAGACACTACATGTATCAACTTTGCAAGTCACTCGATCACATGCATAG CAATGGGATCTTCCACCGTGATGTTAAGCCAGAGAACATTCTAATCAAA CATGATGTGCTCAAACTAGGAGACTTTGGCTCGTGCAGGAGTTTGCACTCCAAGCCCCCCTACACAGAGTACATCTCCACCCGCTGGTACAGAGCCCCAGAGTGCCTCCTCACAGATGGCTATTACTCACACAAGATGGACATGTGGAGTGTAGGATGTGTTTTCTACGAGATCATCAG TCTCAGCCCTCTGTTTCCGGGTACCAACGAGTTGGATCAGGTGACAAAGATCCATGATGTTTTGGGTACACCTGACAGCAGTCTTCTTCAAAAATTCAGGCA GTCTAGGGCGATTAGTTTTGACTTCCCTCCACGGAAGGGCAGTGGGATCTCTCGGCTCATCCCAAACTGTTCTGCGCCCAGTCTGTCATTGCTCTACCAGATGCTGGCCTACGACCCAGAGGAGCGCATTGGCTCACGAGCGGCACTACAGCACGCCTATTTTAGAGAGCTACG GCTGGCAGAGAGGAGAGCTGATAGTCTGCACAGGGCCATTGGGACTGTAGAGGGAGGACAGAGCAGTGGGACCCCCAACTCTGTGGATCACATGTGGCGCATGGCCAGACAGGGCAGGAGGCAT CACAACATAAAGCATGTTGCCGAGCCTCGGATCAGACGCAACATCCAACATTATCCAGTGGAATTACCAAAGCTCAATGTGGTAGTGCCTGCACCCCAGATCACCTACCCTGTTGCCACAGTGCCAGCTCTTACCATCACTCACTGTGGGTCCCCCCTTCCAGTCATCACGTCAAAAAAGTGCCACTTGCGGTTGGCTAAG CCAAGGGATGAGTCCTACCGCTCTGCTTTCAAGACCTACTACATGCCTCCTTTGGACAGGAAACGCGGTGGCTACTGA
- the LOC112256398 gene encoding MAPK/MAK/MRK overlapping kinase-like isoform X2, which produces MDNYKIIKKIGEGTFSEVVKAQSLKDGKYYACKTMKQSLSSLEQANNLREVQAMKKLNPHPNIIQLHELIFDKESGTLSLVCELMEMNIYEYIRGRQQPLPESKIRHYMYQLCKSLDHMHSNGIFHRDVKPENILIKHDVLKLGDFGSCRSLHSKPPYTEYISTRWYRAPECLLTDGYYSHKMDMWSVGCVFYEIISLSPLFPGTNELDQVTKIHDVLGTPDSSLLQKFRQSRAISFDFPPRKGSGISRLIPNCSAPSLSLLYQMLAYDPEERIGSRAALQHAYFRELRLAERRADSLHRAIGTVEGGQSSGTPNSVDHMWRMARQGRRHHNIKHVAEPRIRRNIQHYPVELPKLNVVVPAPQITYPVATVPALTITHCGSPLPVITSKKCHLRLAKPRDESYRSAFKTYYMPPLDRKRGGY; this is translated from the exons ATGGATA ATTACAAGATAATCAAGAAAATTGGAGAAGGGACATTTTCAGAAGTGGTGAAGGCTCAAAGCCTGAAAGATGGGAAATATTATGCTTGTAAAACGATGAAGCAGTCACTCAGCAG CCTGGAACAGGCCAACAACCTACGAGAAGTCCAGGCCATGAAGAAACTGAACCCTCACCCCAACATCATTCAGCTGCATGAATTGATATT TGACAAAGAATCAGGGACCCTGTCCTTGGTATGTGAGCTGATGGAGATGAACATCTATGAGTACATACGAG GGAGGCAACAACCTTTGCCAGAAAGTAAAATCAGACACTACATGTATCAACTTTGCAAGTCACTCGATCACATGCATAG CAATGGGATCTTCCACCGTGATGTTAAGCCAGAGAACATTCTAATCAAA CATGATGTGCTCAAACTAGGAGACTTTGGCTCGTGCAGGAGTTTGCACTCCAAGCCCCCCTACACAGAGTACATCTCCACCCGCTGGTACAGAGCCCCAGAGTGCCTCCTCACAGATGGCTATTACTCACACAAGATGGACATGTGGAGTGTAGGATGTGTTTTCTACGAGATCATCAG TCTCAGCCCTCTGTTTCCGGGTACCAACGAGTTGGATCAGGTGACAAAGATCCATGATGTTTTGGGTACACCTGACAGCAGTCTTCTTCAAAAATTCAGGCA GTCTAGGGCGATTAGTTTTGACTTCCCTCCACGGAAGGGCAGTGGGATCTCTCGGCTCATCCCAAACTGTTCTGCGCCCAGTCTGTCATTGCTCTACCAGATGCTGGCCTACGACCCAGAGGAGCGCATTGGCTCACGAGCGGCACTACAGCACGCCTATTTTAGAGAGCTACG GCTGGCAGAGAGGAGAGCTGATAGTCTGCACAGGGCCATTGGGACTGTAGAGGGAGGACAGAGCAGTGGGACCCCCAACTCTGTGGATCACATGTGGCGCATGGCCAGACAGGGCAGGAGGCAT CACAACATAAAGCATGTTGCCGAGCCTCGGATCAGACGCAACATCCAACATTATCCAGTGGAATTACCAAAGCTCAATGTGGTAGTGCCTGCACCCCAGATCACCTACCCTGTTGCCACAGTGCCAGCTCTTACCATCACTCACTGTGGGTCCCCCCTTCCAGTCATCACGTCAAAAAAGTGCCACTTGCGGTTGGCTAAG CCAAGGGATGAGTCCTACCGCTCTGCTTTCAAGACCTACTACATGCCTCCTTTGGACAGGAAACGCGGTGGCTACTGA